Part of the Chloroflexota bacterium genome is shown below.
GGCACTTCGGCGGTATCGACCACGCCGCGCTCTTCCGGCTTGTCGGCCATTTCGACAGTTTCGTGGGGTTCTTCCAAAATACCGGTGCCATCGGGCAGATCATCGCGGTTGGGGCCGCTGATAAGCTGCATGCCTTCGTCATCTTCTTCGGCGGATTCCGGACCGGGCAGGTTGATGGGCGTGGCTTCGTCTTTGCCGTCGTCGTCGCCTTCACTGGCAAGCTCAAACTGCATGCCTTCAGGGATTTCGGCCTGTTCAACAATGCCGCGCTCTTCCAGCGGTTCAGCCATTGCGACAGTTTCGTGAGGTTCCACCAACACGCCGCTGCCAGGGGGCAGGTCTTTAGGCTCGTCGGGGCAGGGAGGCGGCGCTTCAGGCTGTCCGGGAGGCTCAACGGCTTCAACCAACGCGCCTTCAACGGCCTCGGCTTGCTCAAAGGTTTGGGTTTCTTCCACGCGGGTTCCGGGTTCAACCGCGGCTTCTTGCAGGGTTTGCTGCTCTACGGCTTCGGTGGTTTCGGTGCTTTCTACATTTTCCTGGGGTTGGATCGTCTCTAGCTCGTTCATCGGTTGCTCCTTTTTGGCTAACTTTGGATGATTCTGCTTATTTAGTCGCTGATACCGATAAAAAAGTAACAGGGTGAGTTAAAAGTTGAAGGTTGGCAGGTTGCAGGTTAGCGATAGTGCGCGATCATTTGCTGGTTCATTGCCTGAAACTTGCGCATCTGCGCTTCGGGGAAGGGGTAGCGCGATTTGGCGGTCGCCAGTGAGATCAGGCAGTAGGATAAATTCCCCAGATGTTTGGCGGAGATATGCCAGCGATCGACTTTGAAGGTTTCGGCGAGATGAGTCAGCGTGAAACGCCACACGGCCTGGACGGGGGGGGTGGTTTGGGCCTCGAGCAGGTTGGGCAAATCCTCGAAGTTGGGCTCGGTAATCAGTGAGAAATACCCGTAGCGGCAGGGAGTTTCGCACAGTTGGCAGCCGCGCTTGCGATGCAGGCGATTTTCGGCTTTGGCGCGCCCCGGGAGTTGGGCTAACTCATCCATCTGTTCCTGAAAAGCGCGGCAAGCCTCGGGGGATGAATCGGCGCTCAGGGCCAGGCGCGCCAACGCGGCCACACGTTCCGGCTCCGGGTTGCGGCTGGCCTGCTGAAAAGCGACGATTAACTTTGAAGCCGCCTCCACAGCCCGGGGCCAGTCATCCCCAAAAGAATCCCGTAGGGGCTGCAAATCTTCCACGCGCTGCGGCGGCACAAATGAGAGCAGGTGCAGGGTGATGAGGGTGTGTTTGAGTGTGTTCATGGGATTGTCCTGTGTGAGGTATCAGGGGGCGGGTGCAGTTAATGGCTTTCGATCAACATAGCTTCTATGGCAAGCCGACAGCCAGCGATATTTTTCATCACTTGCGCATTCCAAAAGCGGAGTACGCGATAGCCTTGCTGTTCAAGGGTTGCGGTTCTTTCCTGGTCGTATTCAACCTGATCCAGATGTTGGCTGCCATCCAGTTCAATCACGAGCTTTTCCTGGACTGCACAGAAATCGACGATATAGTTGCCGATGGCGTGCTGCCTGCGGAACTTAACATTTCTGAGCTTTCTGCCGCGCAACTGTGCCCATAGTTTTCGCTCGGCGGGCGTTGTTGCTTGTCTCAGCGCGGCCGCACGGTGCATGATTTTGGGCGTGCTTCTACGTGGACGCGGCATGTTATTCTCCTTTGCCCCCCTCAATCCCCCCAAATGCCAACCCCGTAAAAAACACGGGGCAAGCGCATGGAATTTGGGGAGAAGTACGTTATTTTGCGCCCACGGATATGCTGTGGACGAAAACGGGGGAGCAGAGCGTCTTCTTCTCCCCGAATTTGACATCTTTTCGTCTCATTCGAGGCTGTATTCTCCCGAGGCTGTATGCTCCCCCAGATTCGACGGTACTATCGTCGCATTTGGGGGAGATGTCACGAAGTGACAGAGGGGGCAGGCTCCAACCGCTCGATCAAAAACAGCACCTCCGCTGCATCGGCATAATTAAGCGCCGGATCATCGCCCAGCGCCGGATCCCGCGAGCCGTTGAGAATGGCGACAATTGCGTTCATCAGCAATTTTAGTGTATCGGGTGTATCTGGATCGCTGGCAAGTTGATTGAAAAGCGGCTGAATTTCGCCAGTTTTTTTCTGAGAAATAAGCCCTAATACGTGCTCAACCAGATTTCCTCCGCCACCCTGCGCATACCCCCCCTGCCGACGATAGGCCAGATAGGCCGCGCGCGCCTGCTCCCAGGCGGCGCGCGCCGCTTTAGCCTGGCCGGTGGCGGTTTCGATGTCGCACAAAATATCGAAGGTTTTCCACGGTTCAGCCGCGTGACCAAATTGGCGGTCACACTCAATCGCCCGCAGGATCTCCGCTCTAGCTTCGTCGTAGCGTTTGATATTTTTTAGGGTGCTGGCTGTATTGCTGCGCACGACCCCTTCCTGGCGCAAATCGCCTGTTTGAACATAAATATCCGCCGCCTTGCGCTCAAAGGTGACCGCTTCTTCCCAACGATTTAAATGGCTTTTATAAAGAAGCCCCAACATGGTCAAACTACTCGCCTGCCCGGCCCGATCATCATTCCGGGACTTAATCTCCAGCGAGCGGCGGTAGGCGGCTTCGGCGCGCTCGAAATCGCCCGCATCCTGATGCACGATGCCGATCTGGTGATAGACAGAAGCGACGGATTTGGGTTCATCCTGCTTTTCGAAGATAGGTAAGGCTTCTTCATAAGCTTCAATGGCTTCTTTATACTTTTTCTGCCTACGCAGAACATCTGCCAGTTGAAACTTTCCCACTGCCACTTGACGGGAATCTTTTTGTTTTTCGGCTCGCTTGATATTTTCATTATAAGTTTCAGCCGCTTCATCCAGCCGCCCCAGGGCTGTCAGGCAGTCGGCTTGTTCGGTCAGAGTCACGGCAGCCATTTGAGCGGCGCTCTCGTTATCATGAATCGCTTCAAACAGTTGCTGGGCTTCAATCAGCACATCAAGGGCGGGTGCTGCCTGCCCGCCTGTTTCCAACACCCGACCGAGCATAAAATGCGCTATCCCCAAATCATAATCCGCGCCTTTATAGGCGGACGTTTTGGCTTTTTCAAGCAGCGCCCGCGCTTTTTCGTAGGCCGGTTGGAGCTGCCCCGCTCCGAGCAGGCGTTCGATCAGCAGGCGTTCATTTTCAAAGCGGGTTTTTCCCCATTCCGGGATCAGGGCGGCGGAGGCTGCCCGCAGTTGCACGGCGCTGTCCAAAGCGCTGGGGCGGTTCAGGTATTCCAGTAATTGCTCAATTTTTCCAGCCGTGCCACTGACCATTTCGGCGCTTGCAATATCCCTATTCAGCAAATCCGCCAGCCAGTCGAGCAGCGCCAGCAGGTTGGGCAGTTCCAGCAGGGTCAGGTTGTTTGCCAATTTGCTATCTTGAAACTTTTGCTGATAAAGAAAACCAACCAATTGCCGCATGGCACCCGCCCAGGCCCCTTCGAGTTGGGCAAAGGCTTCTCTGTTGATGCTCAGTCGCAAATAGGCGGGCAGGGCTGGGTCAAGGCGCAGGTAGTTGTAGTCCTGTATTTCGGCCATACCGGTGTCGATCAGCATTTTGGCTACGGCCACCATATTATCTTCTTCAAGTTCCAGCACCATGCCCATAATTGCCAAATTTCCACCGCCGTGAAAAACGGCCAATCTGTTCACGCGTTGGCGCACTTCGTCCGGCAGGCGGCGTAAAGATAGCTCCACGCTGGCATAGAGCGAGTTTTCACGGTCGCCCTGATTGGCGGCTTCGAGTTTTGCCATCAGGGCGGCAATTTCCTGGGTCGTGTAGGCCACCCCGTCTCTGACTTCACGCGCCAGCAGCACCAGCGCGCGTGGGTGGCAGTTGACGGCGTCCACCAAATTTTCAATTTCTGCGGGCGTGCGAGCATCGTCACTGGCGGGGGGCTGCCAGCCGTGCTGCGCCATGACTCTCTCGACCAACTCAATGGCTTCGTTCTTGTGCAGGCTTCCTAATTCAACCGTGTTGTGCCTGAAGGGCGCGGGCAAAACCTCGCGGCTGGTGAAGAGCAGGCGCGTGTCGGCGGAGGCCGCCAGTAATTTGCCGCACAGGCCGAGCAGTTCGGTCACATCGGCGGCTCCGGCGGGGTTGAGGCCTGCGCTGTCGGGCAGCACACTTTCCAGATTATCGAGCAAAATCAGCGTGGCATGGTCACACAGGGCGCGCGCCACGGGCTGCAGGGCAGCGTCAAGATCCCCGTATTGGGCGGCGGTGTATTTGGGCAGCAACTGCCTGCCGATCACGTCCAGCACGCCTTTCACGTCCTGCACGTTTTGCGGCTCCACACTCACAAAGGCGGCGCGTTCAAAGCGGCTGGAGCGCACCAGCCAGCGCGCCAGTTCCACGGCCAGGGCGGTCTTGCCCATGCCGCCGCTGCCGCGCACCACGGCATAATTTCGCAGTTCCAGCAGGCGCTCCAGATGCAGCAACATGCGGCTGCGGCCCACAAAGTGATGCTCCGGGGGTGCGGGCAATTTGCCCAATTTTAGTTCGTTGCGTTTCGTCGTCAGGCGGGCAGCCGCTTGGCCGGGTCTCACGGTGAAAAGCTGGGGGTCGGCTTCATCCTGATACAAAACCGGCACGAACCAGTCCTGTAAATCCAGTTTCCCCGCGCCCATGATCTTGAAACGGTAGGGATCATCATACAGGGCCATCTGCCCGGCCAGCATGGCATCGCCCACGCGCTGTCCCTCGGCGAGACTCTTGTAAAATGGCTCCACAAAACGGCGGGCGGTCTCCACCAAAACGCTGTGGCTCATCGCCACCACCGAGCCAACGCCCTGCGTAAGTAATGCAGTTGCGACTGAGGCCATCGGGTCTTTAATCGACAATGCACTCTGACAGGCATTCAGGAAGAAAAGCGGTACGCCATAGCCGCGCAATTCGGCAGCTAAATCTTTGGCATAAACCAGATCAAGCAAGCGATTACCCAATTTTTGGCTATCTCTGGGCGATTCAAAGCATAAGGCCCCCAAGCCTTCTCTGCGATCATAAACCCCGTGCCCGTCAAAATGGACAATATCGTAGGGATTATTATCTTCTTTCCCTTTGTCGAGGGCTTGTTTGAGCGCTGAGAATGTAGGGGGATACAAAATATCGACTTTAACCAAATCTTCGCCTAAACGCTCCACAGCCTGCATCAAAGGATTCGCAATCACGCGGTGGTCAATATAGCCAACCGGCTCATCGTTTTCGTCCACTTCGGGGCGCGGGCTGAGCAATAGCACCCGAATGGGGAGTTCGGCTTGCCGGGTGGTCACAGGCTTGCGATTCGGCAAACGGCGGCGCACGCGCACGCTATCCGCTCCCTGCGAGAGATAGCCAACGCCATCGTGCATGATCTCCCAGGGCAGGGCCAGCAGGTCGCTGGCGGCTTCACGGATCAGGGCGGCTTGATCTTCTGGCGTACCTGCGATTGGCTCTCCATCCACCTGTACAGAAAATCTGTGGCTGCCGGTTGCACGTTTCCATGCATCGTAGGCTTCGCGCCCCTCCCATAAATTCGACAGCTCCACCGTCGTATTTGGGGGAGGCTGGGTGGGGGCAAGGTTGGCTCCCAAAACAGCATCGAAAAGCGCCTTGCCCCATTCGGGCAGGTTTTTTTCGGTTTTCCTGGCTCTGTCTTTGAAGACCCCGGTAGGCCACTGATAATATTTCTCGATATACCAGCGGACTTCGCCCAACTCCACGGCTCCCAGCGGCGCGGTGAAGCGGTAGCGTTTGCTCTTGATTGCGCGGCTGACCCCCCTCGCTCCCCCCGCCGCGGGGGGATGTGCGGGGTTGTAGATCAACTCGGCGGTGGCGGTTGCCCGGCGCAGGCCGTCTTTCTCCGTGATGATGGGATCGGTCAGTTCGAGAATCAATTCTTCGACGGGTTCGGCGGTGAGTTCTACGGCTGTTTCCCAATCGTTGGGGAGTTGATGTTCCAGCGCGGCGAAAATTTTGGGCATGGCTTCGCTTACGCCGGTTGGTTTGTCTTCGACAAAAATGTGTACGGGTTCTTTCGGGAACAAGAGTTTGAGAATCCCTGCCTGAACGCCCGGCAAAACCACCGAAATTATTTTGTAGCCATCCGTTCGTTTTTCGGCTTCATCCAACGCCATTTTGACTTCTTTTTGCACCCACTCGGAATTTAACGCATCAATGCTGATGACCACCAAAAATTGGCGCGCTGAGCGCACTTTTTTCTCGATAGTTGTTTCAAGCTCGTCGCCCCCGGTTAGCTCGCGCGAATCAACCCAGGGAAGTTCATCAAATAATTCCAGCGTTTCACGCAGCTTTTTTACAAAAGCATCATTCTTCGAAGAGTGCGAGATAAAAATATGTTCTTTGCTCATTGAATTTCTTTCATTGACTATACAGATGGACGTGTTCCATTTTAGTTGGAGCGCCTTAGTTCCCTCACCCCGGCCCTCTCCCAGAGGGAGAGGGGGCAAGGCGGCCTTAGCTCCTCTCCCCTTGGGAGAGGGGTTGGGGTGAGGGCGATAACTTCTGCATTGGCGTATAGGCCACCTTGACCCACGAAGCCATATCGTCCTGAATACCCGCCACAATCGCCTGCCCAACCTTGAGCCGGGCGATGACTTTGGCCTGATCTTCGGTCAACGCCAGCGCGCCCGACATCGAATCGCGGTCGTCGGCGGCGACGAGACGATGGATGATCTTGAGATTGGTGTTCTTGATCGCGTCGGGGACGAGTTTGGCGGGAACCTGGTCGATGATCGCCATGCCCTGCCCGTAGGCGCGGATCTCAGCGAGGATGTCGGCGAACATCTCGCCCATCTTGGCCTGCGGATTGGCGGAATCGGCCCGGTGTGGGGCCGAGCGCAATACGCGGTGGGCTTCTTCGATAATCGCCAGATGGCGCAACTCGCTCGATTCGGGTGAACCCAGACTCTCGTGCTGCGCCTGACGGTACTCGTACATGAAGTTGAGCAGCAGCGCCATTGTGAAGCACTTATCGGCGTCGTCGCCCAGATATTGCAAATTGACCACCACCGGGCGGTCAAGGAGTTCCGCCCATGGGGTAGAAAACGGCTGGTCAAACATGCGTCCCTTCCAGCCGCGCAGCAGCGAGCCAATGCGCGTGCGCAGCGCGGCGGTGATATTGGCCGTAATGCGCTCTTCATAGCCCTTCTCGCGCACCACGCCGGTGATGCGATTATACAAATTCTCCAGTGTGGGGCGGCCAACTCCCGCAGGCGGCAGGCTCTCTTCCAGCCAGCCCTGACTGTCGTATAAATCCACCAGCGCTTCTTCGAGAATCACGGGCAAAATTTCGTACATGGGGAAGCTGGCATTGAAAATGGATTTCAGCCGGTCGAGATGCGGCATCACCTGCGTGGTGGCCCCCGGAATTTGCACAATATCAAAGGGGTTCAGGTGCAGTTGCTCTAACGCATGCCCGCCCCAATCCGAGCGCCCCGGCATGTAAACGGCAATCTTGCGGTCAAACGTCCCGGCCTGATTATAGGCCAGCGCCAATTGCACATACTCATCTTTGGCGGGTTCAATCACCAAAAAGTTCTTGCCCCGTTCCATCAACTCGCTGATAATCCGGCGGCAGGTGTTCGATTTTCCGCTGCCGGTGATGCCGGTGATGAAAATATGGCGCGTCAGGCTGTCCAAATCCACATCGTAGCGCAGGCCGGGGATTTCTTCGCCGCCTTCGAGCAAATTGCCCAAATGCAGGGCGTTGGCCGGATTTTCAGGCTCCGGCGGATTCAGGCTGAAGAAAGCCGTCGGCTGCATGGGCATACCGGGCATTTCTTTTAAGGGAAGATTGGCGAGCAGCGAGAGTTCTTCCGTGTTCATCGGGGTGGTGAGGCCCTCGAAGGCGTTTCCGATCGGGTGCTGGATGAACGCATCCGACCCCGGGGCTGCCAGCCGCAAAGGAGGCTGGGTGAACGCATCCAGCGCCACCTGCGCCTGACCATCCCACACCGGCGAAAGATCATGGAAACGCACCGGCTCGAAGGCCGTCTTCTCCCCGCTGACCAGCGCTTTCAACTGCGCCTGAGCCTGCGCCGCCGTCTCGCTCTGATTGCTGAGCAAATACACGCCCACGTTCCAGCAGCCCTGGGCGCGGGCGGTCTCGAAACGCTCCACAGTTTGATGGAGCAATTTCTCACAGGCTTCGGCATGACGGTTGAGATATTCGCGCCCAAACGAAAGCGACTCATTCGTCGAAGTCCCCTCGCTGAAGGCGCGCCCGGTCGTGCGCCCGGTGGTTTCGGATTCGGACGATGTGCGCCCCGCAACAGATGAACTCGTCGTGGAGGGCAGCAACTGCCCAAACATACCCAGCATCCCGGAGAGCAAGAACGGCCCTCCGGTGGCCACCAGCAGCGCCGAAACTGCCCCCAGCCCAACGCCTTTCAAGCCCTTCACCGCGCCCGAAGATTTTTCCATCTCGGTGCCCAGTACGCCCTTGTTACGTCCGGCGCTTTCGCTCTCGGACACCCCATCTGTCTTTGCCGTGGAGGCGCTTTCACCCTCCGAGCGGGAGATGCTTTCGGTCATTCCGCTGCCGCTGCTGCGGTTGAGGGTGGCCTTCGTAAAAGCGTGTACCTGCCCGGAAAGCGTGTGACACGATGAAATAATCTCGCCCACTTCGGCCTCGGCCATTGGCTCGGCCACAACCATATAGAGATACGGCTTGCCGCGCAGGCCGCGCATGAAGCGATCTAAACTCTGGGGGTAGCTCTGCGCTTTGTCGCTCTTCTTCACCGATGGAATCCCCGTAAAGGCGCGTGCATGGCGGTAGGTACTCAGGGGTACATGCACATGCCGCGCCACCTGCTCGTAATCTTCCACCAATTTAACGCGTGTCCCCGGCCAATTTGACCCCAAAAATTGGCCGACCTGCTCGGCAAAAATACGCGGCTGCGTGCCGCCCTCCCGCGCCACCACGCCGATATAAATGCGGTTGCGCAGCCCGTCGCTGGAGACCATGAAGATGAGCGCATAGCGCGGGTCGTGACAGGCCGCCAGGGTGGTCTGGATGGCAGTAAAATACTCGCTCATGTCTTCGCGCACCGGTTTGCCAACTTGCTCCAACGACAGCATGGCTAAATCCGGCTGCTGAGTGATTTCGACCTCAGCCATGCGCACCACGTCACGCTCGACCACCGGGCCGTCGAGGTAGTCGCGCCGCAAGGTAAACAGCAGCGACTTCGAGAGCGCGTCGCCAGCCTCCATCAGCATTTCGGGGGTCAGTTCGGCGTATGAATCCGATTCGGTGGGGATGATATTGGTTTCGTCGGTCATGTGTGAGGCCTTCTTTTATGAGACCTCCGAGGTTTTAAAAACCTCGGAGGTCTGTTCTTATTCCATTAGCCAGTCAATCGCTGCCTGACGCTCGGTGAACACGCGCACATTGAAACCGCGGTTGCGGGCCGCGGTCTCGAAGAATTTCAGATCTTCTGCCCCGGCGGGTATCGGGGGCAAAATGATGGCGTCTTTATACTTGCGGATGTCGGGAAATTCCTCGAACATACGCGCCAGATCGTAAACATCGAGGGTCGAGCCGCCGCCAGGTTGAACCAGCGAACAATCCACCAAAAAATTCTTACAATTCTTCTCAACGGCCAATATATAGGCTTTTTGAAGAACTTCCTGAACTTCTTCTGGTGGCGTCTGCCCCTGATAGGTGATAACAACGGTGTTGATTTCTTCGGAATATATAATTTCTTTTATCATATTCTATTCTCCTGAATCGGCTTGGGGCATTTACGTCAGGGGGATTCCTGATCCTGACTTACCCAATTTCTACAATAAATTCTCGATCGCCAAACCGAATTTTTTCGGCGCGGTTTAATAAAAAAGGCAGCCGGGTTTGAATACGCTCATCATTGACGAAGGTGCCGTTGGTACTGCCCAGATCGGTCACGGCCAGCGTATCTCCGCTCAGGTGGATTTCGGCATGATTGCGAGAGACTTTCTCGCTGTCGAGCCAGATGTGGGCAGCGCGGGCGCGGCCGACCTTTGTGGTGGCGCCCGCTTCGAGAATGTATACCTGCCCCTCGGGGTCGATAAGTCGCCACGCCGGCTCGAGGGCCGAATCCGCTTCGGAGGCAGGAGCCAACCGCGAAGGCGGTTCGATTACCAGGCTGGCGCCGGGCTGAATCATCCCCATTTGTGCGCCATATTCCAGCGCCACACCGCGCACCACCATCTCATCGGGATTATCCGCCAGCACAACTTTTTCATCCCCAAAGCGGGCGCTCAGATAATGCACAATGCTGTATAACTGCGCCCCGCCGCCGACCAGCGTCACCTGTCCAATTTCGCCTTCAGTCAGGTTCAGCGTGTTTAGGGCTTGGGTGATCAGGATTTCGAAATTCTGGTTGAGTTGCCCGGCCACGCGCTCGAAAGTGACCTGATCGAGTTTGATCAGCCGCCGGTAAATTTCGCCACTGCGCAGTACCAGGGTGAACGTGCGCTGAGCGCTTGCCGCGCCGC
Proteins encoded:
- a CDS encoding ATP-binding protein — translated: MTDETNIIPTESDSYAELTPEMLMEAGDALSKSLLFTLRRDYLDGPVVERDVVRMAEVEITQQPDLAMLSLEQVGKPVREDMSEYFTAIQTTLAACHDPRYALIFMVSSDGLRNRIYIGVVAREGGTQPRIFAEQVGQFLGSNWPGTRVKLVEDYEQVARHVHVPLSTYRHARAFTGIPSVKKSDKAQSYPQSLDRFMRGLRGKPYLYMVVAEPMAEAEVGEIISSCHTLSGQVHAFTKATLNRSSGSGMTESISRSEGESASTAKTDGVSESESAGRNKGVLGTEMEKSSGAVKGLKGVGLGAVSALLVATGGPFLLSGMLGMFGQLLPSTTSSSVAGRTSSESETTGRTTGRAFSEGTSTNESLSFGREYLNRHAEACEKLLHQTVERFETARAQGCWNVGVYLLSNQSETAAQAQAQLKALVSGEKTAFEPVRFHDLSPVWDGQAQVALDAFTQPPLRLAAPGSDAFIQHPIGNAFEGLTTPMNTEELSLLANLPLKEMPGMPMQPTAFFSLNPPEPENPANALHLGNLLEGGEEIPGLRYDVDLDSLTRHIFITGITGSGKSNTCRRIISELMERGKNFLVIEPAKDEYVQLALAYNQAGTFDRKIAVYMPGRSDWGGHALEQLHLNPFDIVQIPGATTQVMPHLDRLKSIFNASFPMYEILPVILEEALVDLYDSQGWLEESLPPAGVGRPTLENLYNRITGVVREKGYEERITANITAALRTRIGSLLRGWKGRMFDQPFSTPWAELLDRPVVVNLQYLGDDADKCFTMALLLNFMYEYRQAQHESLGSPESSELRHLAIIEEAHRVLRSAPHRADSANPQAKMGEMFADILAEIRAYGQGMAIIDQVPAKLVPDAIKNTNLKIIHRLVAADDRDSMSGALALTEDQAKVIARLKVGQAIVAGIQDDMASWVKVAYTPMQKLSPSPQPLSQGERS
- a CDS encoding tetratricopeptide repeat protein, producing MSKEHIFISHSSKNDAFVKKLRETLELFDELPWVDSRELTGGDELETTIEKKVRSARQFLVVISIDALNSEWVQKEVKMALDEAEKRTDGYKIISVVLPGVQAGILKLLFPKEPVHIFVEDKPTGVSEAMPKIFAALEHQLPNDWETAVELTAEPVEELILELTDPIITEKDGLRRATATAELIYNPAHPPAAGGARGVSRAIKSKRYRFTAPLGAVELGEVRWYIEKYYQWPTGVFKDRARKTEKNLPEWGKALFDAVLGANLAPTQPPPNTTVELSNLWEGREAYDAWKRATGSHRFSVQVDGEPIAGTPEDQAALIREAASDLLALPWEIMHDGVGYLSQGADSVRVRRRLPNRKPVTTRQAELPIRVLLLSPRPEVDENDEPVGYIDHRVIANPLMQAVERLGEDLVKVDILYPPTFSALKQALDKGKEDNNPYDIVHFDGHGVYDRREGLGALCFESPRDSQKLGNRLLDLVYAKDLAAELRGYGVPLFFLNACQSALSIKDPMASVATALLTQGVGSVVAMSHSVLVETARRFVEPFYKSLAEGQRVGDAMLAGQMALYDDPYRFKIMGAGKLDLQDWFVPVLYQDEADPQLFTVRPGQAAARLTTKRNELKLGKLPAPPEHHFVGRSRMLLHLERLLELRNYAVVRGSGGMGKTALAVELARWLVRSSRFERAAFVSVEPQNVQDVKGVLDVIGRQLLPKYTAAQYGDLDAALQPVARALCDHATLILLDNLESVLPDSAGLNPAGAADVTELLGLCGKLLAASADTRLLFTSREVLPAPFRHNTVELGSLHKNEAIELVERVMAQHGWQPPASDDARTPAEIENLVDAVNCHPRALVLLAREVRDGVAYTTQEIAALMAKLEAANQGDRENSLYASVELSLRRLPDEVRQRVNRLAVFHGGGNLAIMGMVLELEEDNMVAVAKMLIDTGMAEIQDYNYLRLDPALPAYLRLSINREAFAQLEGAWAGAMRQLVGFLYQQKFQDSKLANNLTLLELPNLLALLDWLADLLNRDIASAEMVSGTAGKIEQLLEYLNRPSALDSAVQLRAASAALIPEWGKTRFENERLLIERLLGAGQLQPAYEKARALLEKAKTSAYKGADYDLGIAHFMLGRVLETGGQAAPALDVLIEAQQLFEAIHDNESAAQMAAVTLTEQADCLTALGRLDEAAETYNENIKRAEKQKDSRQVAVGKFQLADVLRRQKKYKEAIEAYEEALPIFEKQDEPKSVASVYHQIGIVHQDAGDFERAEAAYRRSLEIKSRNDDRAGQASSLTMLGLLYKSHLNRWEEAVTFERKAADIYVQTGDLRQEGVVRSNTASTLKNIKRYDEARAEILRAIECDRQFGHAAEPWKTFDILCDIETATGQAKAARAAWEQARAAYLAYRRQGGYAQGGGGNLVEHVLGLISQKKTGEIQPLFNQLASDPDTPDTLKLLMNAIVAILNGSRDPALGDDPALNYADAAEVLFLIERLEPAPSVTS
- a CDS encoding endonuclease domain-containing protein — protein: MHRAAALRQATTPAERKLWAQLRGRKLRNVKFRRQHAIGNYIVDFCAVQEKLVIELDGSQHLDQVEYDQERTATLEQQGYRVLRFWNAQVMKNIAGCRLAIEAMLIESH